A part of Paraliobacillus zengyii genomic DNA contains:
- a CDS encoding methyl-accepting chemotaxis protein, translated as MKRKSSIQMKILIFVPVVLIAIIILSLFSYSFAKTELQSEISEKMSYLSEEVVNDIDGQLISHQRLGESLSEIVGTSGTNITEEEYASLFERLLALNPDTFGMGVWYEPFQYDEDQEYFGPYGYKDGDDVIFTDEYETPEYDYPNQGWYTAGADAGEIVWTAPYFDEALNTTLITTSIPFYNQSAELEGVISSDIDIGNLQEMVKTIDTGETGWAFLTGSDQQFLVHPNEENSLDRTLAEDETLQSLNGAIEQQESGVDIVTLEDGDAHVYYQHIPRTDWTLGLVIPDNEAYASLDGLLTQIVIVSIVIIILFVILALILARRLTKPIKFLNEEVSKVATGDFSSTMEASTNDEIGELTTNFNGMVKNIKELVTSVRSSVYTVSESTGQLSAVSEETTASSEEISRAMNSAANGATEASSYAEKTNTQTAALSDQLSSLVNQTNQLKENSSEVQKLNLHGVDQIEILKDTSDQSNVVILSVEKVIQNLSEKMNRIDEIVNTISAISEQTNLLALNASIEAARAGEHGKGFAVVAEEVRKLADETSSATENISSTIKSVQLESKDAVKQISSSREMSEAQNKAAEDSSQAFKAISNENDRMVESIQKISNDIENINTYKDSVVEAISYIASILENSAAAAEEVDASSEEQLTALRTITTSAESLQETGEELEKLIEKFRT; from the coding sequence TTGAAAAGAAAAAGTAGTATACAGATGAAGATTCTGATTTTTGTTCCAGTTGTATTAATAGCAATTATCATATTATCATTATTTAGCTATTCGTTTGCAAAAACAGAATTACAATCGGAAATATCAGAAAAGATGTCTTATTTATCAGAAGAGGTTGTTAACGATATTGATGGACAACTAATTAGTCATCAACGTTTAGGAGAATCTTTAAGTGAAATAGTAGGAACTAGTGGTACGAATATAACGGAAGAAGAGTATGCAAGCTTATTTGAAAGATTACTCGCGTTAAATCCGGATACATTTGGAATGGGTGTTTGGTATGAACCGTTTCAATATGATGAAGATCAAGAGTATTTTGGTCCTTATGGATACAAAGACGGAGACGATGTAATCTTTACCGATGAATATGAAACGCCGGAGTATGATTATCCTAATCAAGGATGGTATACGGCAGGTGCAGATGCTGGTGAAATAGTTTGGACAGCACCTTATTTTGACGAAGCACTTAATACGACATTAATTACGACTAGTATTCCATTTTACAATCAATCGGCAGAACTGGAAGGCGTAATCTCAAGCGATATTGATATAGGTAATCTCCAAGAGATGGTTAAAACAATTGACACAGGTGAAACAGGATGGGCGTTCTTAACAGGTTCAGATCAGCAATTTCTTGTTCATCCTAATGAAGAGAATAGTCTAGATAGGACGCTAGCAGAAGATGAGACATTGCAATCTTTAAATGGTGCTATTGAACAACAAGAGTCAGGTGTTGATATCGTAACCTTAGAAGATGGGGATGCACATGTTTATTATCAACATATACCAAGAACGGATTGGACACTAGGTTTAGTTATTCCGGATAATGAAGCATATGCCTCTTTAGATGGATTATTAACCCAGATTGTCATTGTGTCAATAGTTATAATAATTTTATTTGTAATTCTTGCTTTAATTCTTGCCAGAAGACTCACAAAACCAATTAAATTTCTTAATGAAGAGGTTAGTAAAGTTGCCACAGGGGATTTCTCATCGACTATGGAAGCGAGCACGAATGATGAAATTGGCGAATTAACTACAAATTTTAATGGTATGGTCAAAAATATCAAAGAATTAGTAACTTCCGTAAGGTCTTCGGTTTATACGGTTTCAGAATCAACAGGACAATTAAGTGCGGTCTCTGAAGAAACAACGGCGTCTAGTGAAGAAATAAGTCGTGCAATGAATAGTGCTGCTAATGGCGCTACAGAGGCCTCAAGTTATGCGGAAAAGACGAATACACAAACCGCAGCCTTATCAGATCAATTGTCTAGTTTAGTAAATCAAACAAACCAATTAAAAGAGAATTCTAGCGAGGTTCAAAAACTTAATCTTCACGGTGTGGATCAGATAGAGATTCTAAAGGATACATCAGATCAATCTAATGTTGTTATTTTGTCAGTAGAAAAGGTAATTCAGAACCTTTCTGAAAAGATGAATCGAATTGATGAAATTGTTAACACAATTAGTGCTATCTCAGAACAAACTAATTTGTTAGCTCTAAATGCATCCATTGAAGCTGCAAGAGCAGGAGAACATGGTAAAGGTTTTGCTGTTGTCGCAGAAGAGGTAAGAAAACTAGCGGATGAAACGTCTTCCGCAACAGAAAATATCAGTAGTACAATTAAAAGTGTTCAACTGGAGTCAAAAGATGCAGTTAAACAAATTTCGTCATCAAGAGAAATGTCAGAAGCACAAAACAAAGCAGCTGAGGACTCCTCTCAAGCATTTAAAGCAATCTCAAATGAAAATGATCGAATGGTTGAATCAATTCAAAAAATTTCAAATGATATTGAAAATATTAATACGTATAAAGATAGTGTTGTAGAAGCTATTAGTTATATAGCAAGTATTCTTGAGAATAGTGCGGCAGCAGCTGAGGAGGTTGACGCCTCGTCAGAAGAACAGTTGACGGCTCTAAGAACAATAACAACTTCAGCAGAAAGTCTTCAAGAAACTGGTGAAGAGTTAGAAAAACTAATTGAGAAATTCAGAACATAA
- a CDS encoding phosphatidylglycerophosphatase A encodes MKDEKNKTTLETKAREWLIERGVTIKDIADLVYYLQNSYHDDLSLEVCEHNVEKVLGKREVQNAILTGIQLDVLAEQKKLVSPLQETIEVDESLYGIDEVIALSIVNVYGSIGFTNYGYIDKQKPGILEKLNDKSRGECHTFLDDIVGAIAAAASSRLAHSAANDEDLD; translated from the coding sequence ATGAAAGATGAAAAAAATAAAACAACACTAGAAACAAAAGCTAGAGAATGGCTGATAGAAAGAGGGGTCACAATTAAAGACATAGCCGACCTTGTATATTACTTACAAAATAGTTATCATGATGACTTATCTTTGGAAGTGTGTGAGCATAATGTAGAGAAAGTATTAGGTAAACGTGAAGTTCAAAATGCAATCTTAACTGGTATTCAACTTGATGTTTTAGCAGAGCAGAAAAAACTAGTTTCTCCTTTGCAAGAAACAATTGAAGTCGACGAAAGCTTGTATGGTATAGATGAAGTTATAGCTCTTTCAATTGTAAATGTCTATGGCTCAATTGGATTTACAAATTACGGTTATATTGATAAGCAAAAACCAGGAATACTTGAAAAACTAAATGATAAATCACGCGGAGAATGTCATACCTTTTTAGATGACATTGTCGGTGCAATCGCAGCTGCTGCTTCCAGTAGATTAGCACATTCAGCAGCAAACGATGAAGATTTGGATTAA
- the thrC gene encoding threonine synthase, translating into MAWEGLLKEYKKYLPVNDQTPLISLHEGNTPLIKLENLSKKYDIEGYAKVEGINPTGSFKDRGMVMAMAKAIEDGAEAVICASTGNTSASAAAYAARAGLRCIIVIPEGKIAQGKLAQAVMYGAEIYSIEGNFDDALRIVRKLGEQDGITLVNSVNPYRIEGQKTGAFEVCDVLGHAPDYLFIPVGNAGNITAYWKGFKEYNEEKQTGLPKMMGYQASGAAPIVHDRVFENPETVGTAIRIGNPASWDKALKARDESAGTIDEITDEQMIAAYQWMAGNEGIFAEPASNASVAGLFKALEEGKVPKGSKVVCVMTGNGLKDPNTAIDYNDIKPRVLPNEEETVMKVILGSVSV; encoded by the coding sequence ATGGCATGGGAAGGTTTATTAAAAGAATATAAAAAGTATTTACCAGTGAATGATCAAACACCACTTATTAGTTTACATGAAGGTAATACGCCTTTAATAAAATTAGAAAACTTATCAAAAAAGTATGATATTGAAGGATATGCTAAAGTAGAAGGAATTAATCCAACTGGTTCTTTTAAGGATCGCGGTATGGTGATGGCGATGGCTAAGGCAATTGAAGATGGAGCAGAAGCTGTTATATGCGCATCGACTGGTAATACTTCCGCATCAGCGGCTGCCTATGCAGCAAGAGCAGGTTTACGTTGTATTATTGTTATACCAGAGGGGAAAATTGCGCAAGGTAAATTAGCTCAAGCAGTTATGTATGGAGCAGAAATTTATTCTATTGAAGGTAACTTTGATGATGCCCTGCGTATTGTTAGAAAACTTGGCGAACAAGATGGTATTACATTAGTTAACTCTGTTAATCCTTATCGAATTGAAGGTCAAAAGACTGGTGCATTTGAAGTTTGTGATGTGTTAGGACACGCACCTGATTACCTATTTATTCCTGTTGGTAATGCTGGTAATATCACGGCATATTGGAAAGGTTTTAAAGAGTACAATGAAGAGAAACAAACTGGTTTACCGAAAATGATGGGTTATCAAGCAAGTGGTGCTGCACCAATTGTCCATGATCGTGTATTTGAAAATCCAGAAACAGTAGGTACTGCTATTCGAATTGGTAACCCAGCAAGCTGGGACAAGGCCTTAAAAGCTCGTGATGAATCAGCAGGTACTATTGACGAAATTACGGATGAACAAATGATTGCAGCCTACCAATGGATGGCTGGAAATGAAGGTATCTTTGCTGAGCCAGCATCGAATGCTTCTGTAGCTGGATTATTTAAAGCATTAGAAGAAGGAAAAGTGCCTAAAGGTTCAAAAGTTGTTTGTGTCATGACAGGGAATGGATTAAAAGATCCTAACACTGCAATTGACTATAATGATATCAAACCACGTGTACTTCCAAATGAAGAAGAAACTGTGATGAAAGTAATCTTAGGTAGTGTATCGGTATGA
- a CDS encoding homoserine dehydrogenase produces MKKIQVGLCGLGTVGTGVVKVLEDHQEQIKHKVGCEIEISKILVSNLEKTRDVVIKQDWLTIDPADLVDNPEIDVIIEVMGGIEDTNQLLERAIRNKKHIVTANKDLMAVHGQKLLRLAKENKCDILYDASVAGGIPILRSLSDGLASDHIQKIMGIVNGTTNYIMTKMTDEGLPFDEVLEEAQALGFAEADPTSDVDGLDAARKMTLLANIAFRMELNLEDVRMVGIRGITQEDINFAESLDYTIKLIGIASMQDGKAEVTVEPTLLPKDHPLALVKNEYNAVYVYGEAVGETMFYGPGAGSLPTATAVVSDLMEVVKNIRLGISGNTYIDPQFDHHLKSDSEKFSRHFIRLEVEDQAGAFQEITNVFSDEKVSFAKILQLPGDREKIAEIVMVTHKISREQLLKSLANLKGLDVVKRLISHYRVDGEE; encoded by the coding sequence TTGAAAAAGATACAAGTAGGTTTATGTGGATTAGGCACAGTTGGAACGGGTGTTGTAAAAGTATTAGAGGATCATCAAGAACAGATCAAGCATAAGGTAGGTTGTGAAATTGAAATTTCAAAAATCCTAGTTAGTAATCTTGAAAAAACGAGAGATGTTGTCATTAAACAAGATTGGCTAACAATTGATCCTGCTGACCTTGTTGATAACCCTGAGATTGATGTTATCATTGAAGTAATGGGTGGAATTGAAGATACGAACCAATTGTTAGAACGTGCAATTCGAAACAAAAAACATATTGTAACAGCTAATAAAGACCTTATGGCTGTACATGGTCAGAAGTTGTTAAGATTAGCAAAAGAAAATAAATGTGATATTTTATATGATGCAAGTGTTGCTGGTGGTATTCCAATTTTGCGTTCATTATCTGATGGACTAGCATCTGATCATATTCAGAAAATCATGGGAATCGTGAACGGTACAACTAATTATATTATGACAAAAATGACCGATGAAGGACTGCCATTTGATGAGGTCCTAGAAGAAGCTCAAGCTCTAGGTTTTGCAGAAGCGGACCCAACATCTGATGTGGATGGACTTGACGCTGCACGTAAGATGACGCTGTTAGCTAATATTGCTTTTCGAATGGAGCTTAACTTAGAAGACGTTCGTATGGTTGGTATTCGCGGTATTACACAGGAAGATATAAATTTTGCTGAAAGCTTAGATTACACAATTAAGCTGATTGGTATTGCTTCGATGCAAGATGGTAAGGCAGAGGTAACAGTAGAACCGACATTACTACCTAAAGACCATCCATTAGCTTTAGTGAAAAATGAGTATAACGCGGTGTATGTATATGGAGAAGCTGTCGGTGAGACAATGTTTTACGGACCAGGAGCAGGAAGTTTACCAACTGCAACTGCTGTGGTATCTGATTTAATGGAAGTAGTTAAGAATATTCGTCTTGGCATTAGTGGAAACACGTACATTGATCCTCAATTTGATCATCATTTAAAGAGTGATAGCGAAAAATTCTCGCGTCATTTTATTCGATTAGAAGTTGAAGACCAAGCAGGTGCGTTCCAGGAAATCACAAATGTTTTCTCTGATGAAAAAGTTAGTTTTGCAAAAATACTACAATTACCAGGTGATCGTGAGAAAATAGCTGAGATAGTCATGGTCACACATAAAATTAGTAGAGAGCAACTATTAAAAAGCTTAGCTAATTTAAAAGGATTAGATGTTGTGAAACGTTTAATTAGTCATTATCGTGTAGATGGGGAGGAATAA
- a CDS encoding class I SAM-dependent methyltransferase, with protein MSKKEVGHTFLARLGKKRLRPGGKNATEWLIKESNLSSDSNVLEVACNMGTTMIDIVKRYNCHVIGIDLDKAALDKATLNIAKHGLERQISVLQGNAMKLPFPDNHFDVVINEAMLTMLQNNAKEKAIAEYYRVLKPGGCLLTHDVMLTKQDDAVVEQLRKVINVNVQPLTKKEWKETFEKHFNATNNISGPMTLLSPKGMIRDEGFAGTFKIFRNAIRKENRPMFFQMFHTFKTKKDTLHFIAVCSRKH; from the coding sequence ATGTCAAAGAAAGAAGTTGGTCATACGTTTTTAGCTCGTCTAGGGAAAAAAAGATTACGTCCAGGCGGGAAGAATGCAACAGAGTGGTTAATTAAAGAATCGAATTTATCATCTGACAGCAATGTCCTTGAAGTTGCTTGTAATATGGGGACAACGATGATTGATATTGTTAAAAGGTATAACTGTCATGTTATTGGTATTGATCTGGATAAAGCAGCTTTAGACAAGGCTACTTTAAATATTGCGAAACATGGTTTGGAGCGGCAGATTAGTGTTTTACAAGGTAATGCAATGAAACTACCATTTCCTGATAACCATTTTGACGTTGTTATTAATGAAGCGATGTTAACAATGCTTCAAAACAATGCGAAGGAAAAAGCGATTGCGGAATACTATCGTGTTTTAAAACCTGGTGGATGTTTACTTACACATGACGTTATGTTAACGAAACAAGATGATGCCGTAGTGGAGCAATTACGTAAAGTGATAAATGTTAATGTTCAGCCACTCACAAAAAAAGAGTGGAAGGAGACATTTGAAAAGCATTTTAACGCTACGAATAATATCTCTGGACCAATGACACTTCTTTCACCGAAAGGAATGATTAGGGATGAAGGTTTTGCTGGTACGTTTAAAATTTTTCGAAATGCAATAAGAAAAGAAAATAGACCAATGTTCTTTCAAATGTTTCATACATTTAAAACTAAAAAAGACACATTACATTTCATTGCTGTTTGTAGTAGAAAACACTAA
- the mobB gene encoding molybdopterin-guanine dinucleotide biosynthesis protein B — protein MPFYLQVVGYKNSGKTTMMLRLIDYFCEKGKQVATLKHHGHGGMPVGWEKTDSVRQQHAGAMLSGVQGENVFQIVGDEAWSLEKMLTFYAPLPIDIVLIEGYKKEKKDKIVMISKKEEIALLDQLTHIKAVITILPIQEKKYPFPIYHPDDWLLLARKLNEEWFS, from the coding sequence TTGCCGTTTTACTTACAGGTAGTTGGTTATAAAAATAGTGGAAAAACAACGATGATGCTGCGGTTAATTGATTACTTTTGTGAAAAAGGTAAACAGGTTGCTACTTTAAAACATCATGGTCATGGTGGCATGCCTGTCGGATGGGAAAAGACAGATAGCGTTCGACAACAACATGCTGGCGCAATGCTTTCTGGTGTCCAAGGTGAGAATGTCTTTCAAATTGTAGGTGATGAGGCTTGGAGTTTAGAGAAAATGCTTACCTTTTATGCACCCCTTCCAATAGATATTGTTCTTATTGAAGGTTATAAAAAGGAGAAGAAAGATAAAATAGTAATGATTTCTAAAAAGGAAGAGATTGCTTTACTTGACCAGCTAACACATATAAAGGCAGTAATAACCATACTGCCAATACAAGAAAAAAAATATCCCTTCCCAATTTATCATCCAGATGATTGGTTACTATTAGCCAGAAAGTTAAATGAGGAATGGTTCAGCTAG
- the mobA gene encoding molybdenum cofactor guanylyltransferase has protein sequence MDEKIMGVLLAGGQSKRFGSPKMFAERNGIAFFKHSLQALAPFVSKTCIVSLSSECKAFLHLDQNVKIITDLEAFQSQGPLAGILSGMVSEPADWYLVVPTDTPFIEKSIIKQLLDKRENDKQAIIPNVNGYLQPLIGLYHHSTQKVILHLLENDQRSVFNLLNQITVKECKFDDDRPFLNINHRSDYHNYIKNEENT, from the coding sequence ATGGATGAAAAAATTATGGGTGTTTTGTTAGCTGGCGGACAATCAAAACGATTTGGTTCACCCAAAATGTTTGCCGAAAGAAATGGTATTGCTTTTTTTAAACATAGTTTACAAGCTTTAGCCCCATTTGTTTCGAAAACGTGTATTGTATCACTATCTTCCGAGTGCAAAGCGTTTCTCCATTTAGATCAGAACGTTAAGATAATAACAGATTTAGAAGCATTCCAATCCCAAGGCCCTTTGGCGGGCATATTATCAGGGATGGTGTCTGAACCAGCTGACTGGTATTTGGTTGTTCCAACTGACACACCGTTTATAGAAAAATCGATAATTAAACAGCTATTGGACAAAAGAGAAAATGATAAGCAGGCCATCATTCCTAACGTAAACGGATATTTGCAACCGCTTATTGGCTTGTACCATCATTCCACTCAAAAAGTCATATTACACTTATTAGAAAATGATCAGCGTTCTGTTTTTAACCTTCTTAACCAAATTACTGTAAAAGAATGCAAATTTGATGATGATCGCCCCTTTCTAAATATTAATCATCGCAGTGATTATCACAACTATATTAAGAACGAAGAAAACACGTAA
- a CDS encoding molybdenum cofactor biosynthesis protein MoaE produces the protein MTSELYVVTDQAIQLDDVVNKVERREAGAITTFIGTVREWTKGKQTLYLEYQAYIPMAIKKMEEIANEALEKWPDSKIAVTHRIGRLEISDVAIVIAVSSPHREAAYRANQYVIERMKQVVPIWKKEHWEDGETWIGDQSGKVSYPEGAPTKKDVFNG, from the coding sequence ATGACATCAGAATTGTACGTGGTAACGGATCAGGCTATTCAATTAGACGACGTTGTTAATAAGGTAGAAAGAAGAGAAGCTGGGGCAATTACTACATTTATTGGAACGGTAAGAGAGTGGACAAAAGGAAAACAAACACTCTATCTTGAGTATCAAGCATATATACCGATGGCTATTAAAAAGATGGAAGAAATCGCTAACGAAGCATTAGAAAAGTGGCCAGACAGTAAAATAGCTGTAACACATCGAATTGGAAGATTAGAAATATCTGACGTTGCAATTGTGATTGCTGTATCTTCACCCCATCGTGAAGCGGCTTATAGGGCTAATCAATATGTGATTGAGCGAATGAAGCAGGTTGTACCTATTTGGAAGAAAGAACACTGGGAAGACGGTGAAACGTGGATTGGTGATCAATCAGGTAAGGTTTCCTATCCAGAAGGAGCTCCAACTAAAAAGGATGTGTTTAATGGATGA
- a CDS encoding MoaD/ThiS family protein, whose translation MKVLLFSHLQESLGTAEVELDWKPQSVEAFKLKFKEVYNVTGLDQVMIAINESYAMDTDIIEPGDVVALIPPVSGG comes from the coding sequence ATGAAAGTTTTGTTGTTTTCTCATTTACAGGAGTCATTAGGAACAGCAGAAGTAGAATTAGATTGGAAACCCCAGTCTGTTGAGGCATTCAAGCTTAAATTTAAAGAGGTGTATAATGTAACAGGGTTAGATCAGGTTATGATTGCAATAAATGAATCGTATGCAATGGATACAGATATTATTGAACCAGGAGATGTTGTTGCGTTAATCCCACCAGTAAGTGGTGGATAA
- the glp gene encoding gephyrin-like molybdotransferase Glp: MVNKRDLIRVSEAIKKMMGYSYHGKKEYVAIEDSYRRYLAEDIIADHDVPRFDRSPFDGFAIRSCDTKEASRDNPVTLSVVGEIGAGSIFKQHVQHNQAVRIMTGAQIPTGCDAVIMLELVKEQRTEAIIRIKRKIKPNENISFQAEDTGKGTVIAKKGTVINPGMVALLATFGYKNVPVSVQPKVGVIATGSELLTVDEPLVPGKIRNSNSYMIQAQLKRVGAKAAYFGKFSDDIEVCFKQMKEALNQFDFLITTGGVSVGDYDYLPAIYRKLEATVLFNKVGMRPGSVTTVAEVEGKLLFGLSGNPSACFVGFELFVRPIIRTFLSDPKPFPKTVKAVLGADFLKPNPFDRYVRASTTYQDTQLVATPVGLDKSNVVSSLGSATVLIVLPGGTKGYQAGEKVWILLLDDPDGDTSYQNPR; the protein is encoded by the coding sequence ATGGTCAATAAAAGAGACTTAATACGAGTATCAGAAGCAATTAAAAAAATGATGGGATATAGCTATCATGGTAAGAAGGAATATGTCGCAATTGAAGATAGCTACCGACGTTATTTAGCAGAAGATATAATTGCAGATCATGATGTTCCACGATTTGATCGTTCTCCTTTTGATGGTTTTGCTATCCGCTCCTGTGATACGAAAGAAGCATCTAGAGATAATCCAGTCACATTATCTGTTGTTGGAGAAATTGGTGCTGGCAGTATTTTTAAGCAACATGTGCAACATAATCAAGCGGTAAGGATTATGACAGGTGCGCAGATTCCAACTGGATGCGATGCTGTGATTATGCTCGAACTAGTTAAGGAACAACGAACGGAAGCTATAATTAGGATCAAACGAAAGATAAAACCAAATGAAAACATTTCATTTCAAGCGGAAGATACCGGAAAAGGGACAGTTATTGCAAAAAAAGGAACAGTAATAAACCCTGGTATGGTTGCTTTATTAGCTACATTTGGCTATAAGAATGTTCCAGTAAGTGTGCAACCAAAAGTTGGTGTTATTGCAACAGGTAGTGAATTATTAACAGTTGATGAACCGCTCGTGCCTGGGAAAATACGTAATAGTAATTCGTATATGATTCAAGCACAATTAAAGCGGGTTGGAGCAAAGGCTGCTTATTTTGGAAAGTTTAGTGATGATATTGAAGTATGTTTTAAACAGATGAAAGAGGCATTGAACCAATTTGACTTTTTGATTACAACGGGTGGCGTATCTGTCGGAGATTACGATTATTTACCAGCTATTTATCGTAAATTAGAAGCAACTGTTTTATTTAACAAAGTTGGAATGCGGCCAGGAAGTGTTACCACAGTGGCTGAAGTAGAAGGGAAATTACTTTTTGGTTTATCTGGAAACCCATCAGCATGTTTTGTTGGATTTGAACTGTTTGTTCGACCAATTATCCGCACTTTTTTATCAGACCCAAAGCCATTTCCAAAGACAGTGAAAGCAGTTCTAGGCGCAGATTTCTTAAAACCAAACCCATTTGATCGATACGTGCGTGCTAGCACAACATATCAAGATACACAATTAGTTGCTACCCCAGTCGGTTTGGATAAATCTAATGTTGTTTCGTCTCTTGGAAGTGCGACTGTTTTGATTGTTCTTCCAGGTGGAACAAAGGGATATCAAGCAGGAGAAAAAGTCTGGATATTATTATTAGATGATCCTGATGGAGACACTTCCTATCAAAATCCACGTTAA
- the thrB gene encoding homoserine kinase, translating to MSWLIKVPATTANIGAGFDSIGVALQLYLSLKVDQADKWEFIPCSDGMDDLPLDEENLIYQIALQTANQFGHAQLPTSRVEMTSDIPLARGLGSSATAIVGGIELANCLLQLNLSMEDKLELATAIEGHPDNVAPSLLGGCVIGHYDKNLDWINVPIHDLVFLAIIPSFQLKTKEARAVLPEEFAYKESVQASSVANVSVAAICQGNWRLLGKMMEKDYFHQPYRKKLIPHYDQLVNLLKEDVYGTFLSGAGPTMIALTTKEVIDRKLMEWQASMPEMNWLPLAVENKGVLTIQQ from the coding sequence ATGAGTTGGCTAATCAAAGTGCCAGCAACAACTGCAAATATAGGTGCTGGCTTTGATTCGATTGGTGTTGCTTTACAATTATATTTATCTTTAAAAGTTGATCAAGCGGATAAATGGGAGTTTATTCCATGTTCAGATGGAATGGATGATCTACCACTTGATGAAGAAAATTTAATTTATCAAATTGCATTACAAACTGCAAATCAATTTGGACATGCTCAATTACCAACTTCTCGGGTTGAAATGACAAGTGATATCCCTTTAGCACGTGGACTTGGAAGTAGTGCAACAGCTATTGTGGGAGGAATTGAGCTAGCGAATTGTTTACTTCAATTAAATCTTTCAATGGAAGATAAATTAGAACTTGCAACGGCAATTGAAGGTCATCCTGATAATGTCGCACCATCCTTATTAGGTGGCTGTGTCATTGGACATTATGATAAGAATTTGGATTGGATTAACGTTCCAATTCATGATTTGGTATTTTTAGCAATCATCCCTTCTTTTCAATTAAAAACAAAAGAAGCGCGAGCAGTTTTACCAGAAGAATTTGCTTATAAGGAAAGTGTTCAAGCTAGTAGTGTTGCAAATGTCAGTGTTGCTGCTATTTGTCAAGGGAATTGGAGACTTCTTGGTAAGATGATGGAAAAGGATTATTTTCATCAGCCTTATCGAAAGAAGCTAATACCACATTATGATCAGCTTGTTAATTTATTAAAAGAGGATGTATATGGCACATTTTTAAGTGGTGCTGGTCCTACAATGATCGCATTAACAACTAAAGAGGTAATCGATCGAAAATTAATGGAATGGCAAGCATCTATGCCTGAAATGAACTGGCTACCTTTAGCAGTTGAAAATAAAGGTGTACTAACAATACAGCAATGA